In one Fusobacterium perfoetens ATCC 29250 genomic region, the following are encoded:
- the serS gene encoding serine--tRNA ligase, whose amino-acid sequence MLDLKFMRENKELIEKMLKNRNSDLTLDEFAKLDEERRQILSEVEALKNKRNIESQEIAKLKKAKQDASELIKEMGEVSSKIKELDEKLAAVDEKIKYIQMTIPNMCHETTPIGKDEDENVEIRRWGTPRVFDFEPKAHWEIGEKLGILDFERGAKLSGSRFVLYRGAAARLERALVNFMLDMHVDEQGYTENITPFIVNREICEGTGQLPKFEEDMYRTDDDMFLISTSEITMTNIHRKEILEEKELPKYYTAYSPCFRREAGSYGKDVKGLIRVHQFNKVEMVKLATPETSYDELEKMVVNAEEILQRLGLPYRVISLCTGDIGFGSAKTYDLEVWLPSQNKYREISSCSNCEDFQARRMGLKYRPNGSNKSEFVHTLNGSGLAVGRTLVAIMENYQQEDGSFLIPEALVPYMKGLTVVK is encoded by the coding sequence ATGCTAGATTTGAAATTTATGCGTGAAAACAAAGAACTTATTGAAAAAATGTTAAAAAATAGAAATAGTGATTTAACATTAGATGAGTTTGCAAAATTAGATGAAGAGAGAAGACAAATATTATCGGAAGTAGAGGCTTTAAAAAATAAAAGAAATATTGAATCTCAAGAAATTGCAAAATTAAAAAAAGCTAAACAAGATGCTTCTGAACTTATAAAAGAGATGGGAGAAGTTTCATCTAAAATAAAAGAATTAGATGAAAAATTAGCTGCTGTTGATGAAAAAATAAAATATATTCAAATGACAATTCCTAATATGTGTCATGAAACTACTCCAATAGGAAAAGATGAAGATGAAAATGTAGAAATCAGAAGATGGGGAACACCTAGAGTTTTTGATTTTGAACCAAAAGCTCACTGGGAAATTGGAGAAAAATTAGGAATATTAGACTTTGAAAGAGGAGCAAAACTTTCTGGTTCTAGATTTGTATTATATAGAGGAGCTGCTGCAAGATTAGAAAGAGCTTTGGTAAACTTTATGTTAGATATGCACGTTGATGAACAAGGATATACAGAAAATATCACTCCATTTATAGTAAATAGAGAGATTTGTGAAGGAACAGGACAATTACCAAAATTTGAAGAAGATATGTATAGAACAGATGATGATATGTTCTTAATTTCTACTTCAGAAATAACTATGACAAATATTCATAGAAAAGAAATATTAGAAGAAAAAGAATTACCAAAATACTATACAGCATATTCACCATGTTTCAGAAGAGAAGCTGGTTCTTATGGAAAAGATGTAAAAGGATTAATAAGAGTTCACCAATTTAATAAAGTAGAAATGGTAAAACTTGCTACTCCAGAAACTTCATATGATGAATTAGAAAAAATGGTAGTAAATGCTGAAGAAATATTACAAAGATTAGGATTACCATATAGAGTAATTTCTCTTTGTACAGGAGATATAGGATTTGGTTCAGCTAAAACTTATGACTTAGAAGTATGGTTACCATCTCAAAATAAATATAGAGAAATTTCTTCTTGTTCAAACTGTGAAGATTTCCAAGCTAGAAGAATGGGATTAAAATATAGACCAAATGGAAGTAATAAAAGTGAATTTGTTCATACTTTAAATGGTTCAGGACTTGCAGTAGGAAGAACTTTAGTAGCTATTATGGAAAACTATCAACAAGAAGATGGTTCATTCTTAATACCAGAAGCTTTAGTTCCTTATATGAAAGGATTAACAGTTGTTAAATAG
- a CDS encoding TIGR03936 family radical SAM-associated protein: MKKRLFFNKYDDMKYISHLDLLRVMDRLLRRSGVPMKYSQGFHPRPKISLGNPISLGTEAFNEPMDIELREDMTNEELLKKLNSKSVLGFEFVKVIDIDNKAASIADDYKEMRYEIIGDESSLKKLYNLLSQDEILLVKEKKGKVETKDIKPRIKFFEKKENMINLIIENMSPNSLFNICDIDVKDISIKRFCVEK, encoded by the coding sequence ATGAAAAAAAGATTATTTTTTAACAAGTATGATGATATGAAATATATTTCTCATCTTGACCTTTTAAGAGTAATGGACAGACTTCTAAGAAGAAGTGGTGTACCAATGAAATATTCACAAGGATTCCATCCTAGACCAAAAATCTCTTTAGGAAATCCAATATCTCTAGGAACAGAGGCTTTTAATGAACCAATGGATATTGAACTTCGTGAGGATATGACAAATGAAGAATTATTAAAAAAACTTAATAGTAAAAGTGTTTTAGGATTTGAATTTGTGAAAGTAATAGATATAGATAATAAAGCTGCTTCTATAGCTGATGACTATAAAGAAATGAGATATGAAATAATAGGAGATGAATCTTCCTTAAAAAAATTATATAATCTTTTATCTCAAGATGAAATTCTTCTTGTAAAGGAGAAAAAAGGAAAAGTAGAAACAAAGGATATTAAACCAAGAATAAAATTCTTTGAAAAAAAAGAAAATATGATAAATTTAATAATTGAAAATATGTCACCAAATTCTCTATTTAACATATGTGACATAGATGTTAAAGATATATCTATAAAAAGATTTTGTGTAGAAAAATAA